CCGAGGGCGAGCGCACCGCCATCAACAACGCGTCCGACTACCTCAACGCCGCCGTCGCCAAGCGGGCCGCCGACCACGGCTTCACCTTCGCCTCGGTCGCCGGCGCCTTCACCAACCACGAGATCTGCTCCAGCAACGCGTGGCTGCACAGCGTCAACTGGCTCAACATCGGCGAGTCCTACCACCCCACCGCCGCCGGACAGTCCGGCGGCTACCTGCCGGTCTTCACGAACGCGGCCTGACCGCCCGTACGCGGACGCGGACGCGGACGCGTAACCGTCCCGCCCGGACCTCCGGCGCCCGCCCCGGCGCCGGAGGTGCCGGCGGGGGACCGGCGGGTCCGGCGGCCCGCCGGTCCCGTCAGCCCGCCAGCAGCAGCCACCCCAGGGCGACCAGCGCCAGCAGCAGCACCGCGACCCCGGCGGCCAGCAGCAGTCCGGCCCGGCCCTCGCGCGGCGCGTCCGACGACGGCCGGTCCTCCCGCGCCGGGTCCCGCACCCCCTGCGCCCGCGCGCCCTCCGCGCCCCCGTCGTCGCCGTCCTCCCGCGCGGGCCCGTGCGCCGCGCCGCCCCCGCCGCCCGGCGGCTCCTGCCCGGGCCGCGCCGCCGGGGCCGGGCCGCCGGGCTCCGACACCGGCCCGCCCGAGGCCCGTACGGCCCCGCCCGCGCCCACCAGCCGCAGCATCCGGGCCGCCTCCGCGGGCCCCGTCCGCTCGGCCGGGTCCCGACGCAACAGCCCCTCCAGCACCGGCTCCAGCGGCCCCGCCCGGCGCGGTGCGGGCACCCGGGCGCCCGCGTCGGCCCGGGGCGCTTCCGACGGCGCCGCCCGCGGCGGGGCCCCCTCGACGGCCGCGTACAGCAGGGCCCCCAGCGACCACAGGTCCGAGGCGGGCCCCGGCTCCCCGCCCGCCACCTGCTCGGGGGCGAGGAAGGCGGAGCCCGGGGGGTCGGCGATGCCGAAGTCGCCCAGCAGCACCCGGCCGTCGTTGGCGATCAGTACGTTCGAGGGCCGCACGTCCCGGTGCAGCACGCCCGACTCGTGCGCCGAGCGCAGCGCCGCCAGCACCTGTTCCCCGAGGTGCGCGGCCCGCTGCGGCGGCATCGGCCCTTCGGCCTCCAGCACCTCGGCCAGCGACAGCCCCCGCACCAGCTCCATCACGATCCACGGCCGCCCGGCCTCCGAGGCCACGTCGTACACGGTGACCACCCCGCGGTGCGAGATCCGGGCCGCCGCCCACGCCTCGCGCTCCAGCCGCCGGTGCGTCCGCAGCAGTTCCGCCGGGTCCGCGCCGGCCGGAGCCCGCACCTCCCTGACGGCCACGTCGCGGGCCAGCACCTCGTCCCGCGCCCGCCACACGACACCCGTCCCGCCCCGGCCCACCGGCTCCAGCAGCCGGTAGCGGCCCGCCAGCACCCGGCCGGCGCGCCCGGGGCCGCCCGCGTCCCCGCCGCCCGCGCCCCGCGCGTTCCCGCCCGTGGTCCCGTCCGCGGTCCCGTCCGTGTTGTTCCCGTCCACGCGCCCCCCATGTGTACGTCGATGCGTCACAGCGTGATCACTCCAAGTTAGCGCAGTGTGCGCGAAGTGGCTCCCGTCGTGACGCGACCGACCGTCCGGCCTGCGGCGCAACGTGCGGAAAGGCCCGGGAATCCCGTCCGCCCTGTGCGGAGAGTGAGGGTCGACTCCGCTGAGTAATCGTCAACTCCCCGTCGCCACAGGGGTAATTCACACCACCGGGATACCCGAGCGCGACGCGGGGACGATAGGGTTAACCTGCCCGGGCCGGGTGCCCTCGTACGGGTGGGGAGAGATCATGGAACAGATAGCAATGCGCAGCAGGCCGCCTCGCGTGCCTGCCATCACCTGCGGCGGCAACGCGACCAGTTCGCGCCTCGACCGCCATCTCGCCGTGCTGGGCGGCCCCGCCGTCCCGCACCGGGAGACGGCCGAGGCGACCCTGCTGATGCGCGAGCTCACCTCCCGCGACCACACGCACCGCCTGCGGAGCCGGAGCGCGCGCGTCTCGCTCTTCGCGCCGCTGCGCCGCCTGCGTCGCACGCTCTTCGGCAGCCGCCGCTCGTAACCGTCCCCCGTACCGCAGCCGTTCGCCCCAGGGCTCCCGGCTTCCCGGCCCTACGCGACCACCCCGTCCCGACGCAGTTCGGCGATCTGCCCGTCCGTCATCCCCAGGGCGCGCAGCAGAGGACCGGTGTGCTCGCCGAGCGCGGGCACCGCACCCATGTGCGGTGCCGCGCCGCCCGGCAGCCCGATCGGCGGCAGCAGTGCCCGCAGCGGGCCGACCGGTGACCCCACCTCGCGCCACCGGTCCCGGGCCGCAAGTTGCGGATGCCCGGCCAGTTGCGCCACCGAGTTCAGCCGTGCGCAGGCGATGCCCGCCGCCTCCAGCCGCCCGACGGCCTCCTCCGCGTCCAGCCCGCCCAGCGCCCCGGCCACCACGGCGTCGGTCTCCGCGCGGTGCGCGGTCCGGGCCGCGTTGGTCGCGTACGCCGGATCGTCCGCCAACTCAGGCCTGAGCAGCACCTGTTCGGCGAGCCTGCGCCACTCGCGGTCGTTCTGCACCGACACCAGTACCCGGTCCCCGTCCGCCGTCGGGTAGGCGTCGTACGGCGCGATCACCGCGTGCGCCAGCCCGGTACGGCCGGGCGG
Above is a window of Streptomyces subrutilus DNA encoding:
- a CDS encoding serine/threonine-protein kinase, which gives rise to MDGNNTDGTADGTTGGNARGAGGGDAGGPGRAGRVLAGRYRLLEPVGRGGTGVVWRARDEVLARDVAVREVRAPAGADPAELLRTHRRLEREAWAAARISHRGVVTVYDVASEAGRPWIVMELVRGLSLAEVLEAEGPMPPQRAAHLGEQVLAALRSAHESGVLHRDVRPSNVLIANDGRVLLGDFGIADPPGSAFLAPEQVAGGEPGPASDLWSLGALLYAAVEGAPPRAAPSEAPRADAGARVPAPRRAGPLEPVLEGLLRRDPAERTGPAEAARMLRLVGAGGAVRASGGPVSEPGGPAPAARPGQEPPGGGGGAAHGPAREDGDDGGAEGARAQGVRDPAREDRPSSDAPREGRAGLLLAAGVAVLLLALVALGWLLLAG